In one Lolium rigidum isolate FL_2022 chromosome 3, APGP_CSIRO_Lrig_0.1, whole genome shotgun sequence genomic region, the following are encoded:
- the LOC124703293 gene encoding WRKY transcription factor 55-like, whose protein sequence is MALDSVPSYPSDLGSSSRATRQQRIRKEEQTWTADTYAPYDDGHQWRKYGEKKLSNSNFPRFYYRCTYKTDMKCPATKQVQQKDMSDPPLFTVTYFNHHSCSTTSRPIGSAPDTAEQPSPRKAVSICFGSQASEQPTFLTSPSMLQSPASRASQQQDTGTYARQFQWTDTSPSAGDSLVKMEADDLSGTSSSSVISGGALSRTLLPIGQSRSIEYFQFL, encoded by the exons ATGGCCCTGGACTCCGTCCCGTCCTACCCCAGCGACCTGGGATCTAGCAGCAGGGCAACCAGGCAACAGAGAATCCG GAAGGAGGAGCAGACGTGGACGGCGGACACCTACGCGCCGTACGACGACGGGCACCAGTGGAGGAAGTACGGCGAGAAGAAGCTCTCCAATTCCAACTTCCCAAG GTTCTACTACAGATGTACCTACAAGACCGACATGAAGTGCCCTGCCACAAAGCAAGTCCAGCAGAAGGACATGAGTGACCCACCATTGTTCACAGTCACTTACTTCAACCATCACAGCTGCAGCACCACCTCGAGGCCCATCGGCAGCGCCCCGGACACGGCGGAGCAGCCTTCCCCGAGGAAGGCAGTGTCTATCTGCTTCGGTTCACAGGCCAGCGAGCAGCCTACGTTCTTAACATCGCCATCTATGCTGCAGTCACCAGCAAGCAGAGCCAGCCAACAGCAGGACACAGGCACTTATGCTCGCCAGTTTCAGTGGACAGACACATCTCCATCGGCAGGCGATTCTCTGGTCAAGATGGAGGCTGACGATCTCTCTGGAACGAGCTCTTCGTCGGTCATCTCCGGTGGTGCTCTGTCAAGGACATTGCTGCCGATCGGCCAGTCGAGATCCATCGAGTACTTTCAGTTCTTGTGA
- the LOC124703292 gene encoding vacuolar-sorting receptor 1-like: protein MRLRSGAAPLLLTLVCAAAALLWCGGCEARFVVEKNSLSVTAPGALKGAYECAIGNFGVPQYGGTMVGVVAYPKANRKACKGFDDFDISYKAKPGAMPTFLLVDRGDCFFAKKAWNAQRAGAAAILVADDRVEPLITMDTPEESGKADYLENITIPSALITKSFGDMLKKAIDNREMVNVNLDWTESLPHPDERVEYEFWTNSNDECGTKCDSQIDFVKSFKGAAQILEKKGYTQFTPHYITWYCPEAYTLSKQCKSQCINHGRYCAPDPEQDFSKGYDGKDVVVQNLRQVCVHKVATESKKPWLWWDYVTDFAVRCPMKEKKYTKECADEVIKSLGLDHEAIDKCIGDPNADKENPVLKAEQDAQIGKGSRGDVTILPTLVINNRQYRGKLDKGAVLKALCAGFRETTEPAVCLTEDIQTNECLENNGGCWQDKAANITACKDTFRGKICECPVVKGVKFVGDGYTHCKASGSGRCEINNGGCWKETKNGRTYSACTADGCKCPDGFKGDGVHKCEDVDECKERTACQCKECNCKNTWGSYECGCSGGLLYMKEHDTCISKDAAAQVGWGFLWVVFFGLAAAGIAGYAVYKYRIRRYMDSEIRAIMAQYMPLDNQGDHSNHIEM, encoded by the exons ATGAGGCTCCGATCCGGCGCCGCGCCGCTTCTGCTAACGCTGgtgtgcgcggcggcggcgctcctgtGGTGCGGGGGCTGCGAGGCGCGGTTCGTGGTGGAGAAGAACAGCCTCAGCGTGACGGCGCCCGGCGCGCTCAAGGGCGCCTACGAGTGCGCCATCGGCAACTTCGGCGTGCCGCAGTACGGCGGCACCATGGTCGGCGTCGTCGCCTACCCCAAGGCCAACCGCAAGGCCTGCAAGGGGTTCGACGACTTCGATATCTCCTACAAGGCTAAGCCCGGCGCGATGCCCACCTTCCTGCTCGTCGACAGGGGAG ATTGCTTCTTCGCAAAGAAGGCATGGAATGCGCAaagagcaggagcagcagcgatCCTCGTCGCCGATGATAGAGTTGAACCTTTAATCACGATGGATACGCCAGAAGAGAGCGGAAAGGCAGATTATCTAGAGAACATCACAATTCCTTCAGCCCTCATTACCAAAAGTTTCGGTGACATGCTCAAGAAAGCAATTGATAACCGTGAAATGGTTAACGTGAACTTGGACTGGACAGAGTCCCTGCCCCACCCCGATGAGCGCGTTGAGTATGAATTCTGGACCAACAGTAACGACGAATGTGGTACAAAATGCGATAGCCAGATTGATTTCGTCAAGAGCTTCAAAGGAGCAGCCCAGATACTCGAGAAGAAGGGATACACACAGTTCACTCCTCATTACATTACCTGGTATTGCCCAGAGGCCTACACTCTAAGCAAGCAGTGCAAATCCCAGTGCATCAACCACGGGAGGTATTGCGCACCAGATCCGGAACAGGATTTCAGCAAAGGGTACGATGGGAAAGATGTGGTGGTGCAAAATttacgccaagtctgtgttcatAAAGTTGCTACGGAGAGCAAGAAACCTTGGCTGTGGTGGGATTATGTGACTGATTTTGCAGTTCGCTGCCCAATGAAGGAAAAGAAGTACACCAAGGAATGTGCTGATGAAGTTATCAAGTCACTTG GCCTAGATCATGAAGCAATAGATAAGTGTATCGGTGACCCAAACGCTGATAAAGAAAATCCTGTTTTGAAAGCTGAACAAGACGCACAG ATTGGCAAGGGCTCTCGTGGTGATGTCACCATCTTACCAACTCTTGTAATCAACAATAGACAATACCGAG GGAAACTTGACAAAGGAGCAGTTCTTAAAGCACTTTGTGCTGGATTTCGAGAAACTACTGAGCCAGCTGTTTGCTTAACTGAAG ATATACAAACAAATGAGTGCTTGGAGAACAATGGCGGATGTTGGCAAGACAAGGCTGCTAACATCACTGCTTGCAAG GACACTTTCCGCGGAAAAATCTGTGAATGTCCAGTTGTGAAAGGTGTCAAATTCGTTGGTGATGGTTACACTCACTGCAAAG CTTCGGGGTCTGGGCGGTGTGAGATCAACAACGGTGGCTGTTGGAAGGAGACCAAGAATGGCCGAACATACTCTGCTTGTACT GCTGATGGCTGTAAGTGCCCAGATGGGTTTAAAGGCGATGGAGTCCATAAATGTGAAG ATGTTGATGAATGCAAGGAAAGGACCGCATGCCAATGCAAGGAATGCAACTGCAAGAACACATGGGGAAGCTATGAGTGTGGCTGCAGTGGAGGCTTGCTGTACATGAAGGAGCATGATACATGCATAA GCAAGGATGCAGCAGCACAGGTAGGTTGGGGATTCTTGTGGGTCGTTTTCTTCGGCCTAGCGGCAGCAGGAATTGCAGGATACGCGGTGTACAAGTACCGGATCCGG AGGTACATGGATTCGGAGATCCGGGCGATCATGGCACAGTACATGCCCCTGGACAACCAAGGTGATCACTCTAACCATATTGAGATGTGA